In Cyanobacterium sp. T60_A2020_053, the genomic stretch TATAGTAACATAATGAGCGTGGGCGATAGCTTCATAAACTAAAAAAGCCCCAAGAGTTATTACCCCAGAAAAAATAGAAACATACCAACGAATTAAAGATACTTTTGTTTTGTGAAAAAGAAGATTATTTTTCATAAAATATGTTCTGTCAAGTCCGCTTGAACACTTACAAATTAATAATATCAACGTCTTACAACCTGTTTTAAAATTTTCATTGTAAGTAATTTTCTGAACTTAATATTACTTGTCAAACCAAACTATTTAATTTTAGGTTGACTTAATGCAGAATTAGTTTGTAGTCCGAAATTTAATCCTACAACACTAACCGATAAAATAATTAAAGATATTTTGTTTAAATTCTCCACAACTTTATTTCCTTTTATATTTGTTAATAGCTCGATCCTAACAATAAATTATGAAACTAGGATGAAAATTATTTAATGACTAAACGATAACCTAAACCGTAAACAGTTTCGATTAAATCATCATAACCATATTGTGCTAATTTTTTTCTGAGGAGGCGAATTTGTGCGGCGACAACGTTACTAATAGTATCTACGCCTACTTCCCATAATTGATATAGTAATTGGTCTCTGGTAATAATTTGCTGGGGATGTTTCATAAAAAATTCTAGCAAATTAAATTCTTTATTTGTTAATGTAATAATTATTAAGTTTCCTGTGGTTTCTTTAATTTTTAAAGTACTCTCTTGAGAGTCTAAGGTCAGATTATTTAATTGTAATTGTGATGGCTGAAAAAGAGGTGATCGTCTTAATAAAGCTCTAATTCTAGCTAACAATTCTATCATATCAAAAGGTTTAATTAAATAATCATCTGCTCCAGCATCTAAGCCTGTTACTTTATCCGTCATGGAATCTTTTGCTGTTAACATTAACACAGGTAAAGGATTATTTTTAATTCTTAAAAGTTTAATAATTTCAATGCCAGATAAACTAGGTAATAACCAATCAATAATAGCTAAATCATAGTGAATAAAACTATCATCTAAATAATTACAAGCCTCTTTGCCATCTGAAACCCAATCAACAACGTAGTTATGTTGAGTCAAGATTTTTTTAATAGCTAAACCTAAATCTGACTCATCTTCTACCAATAAAATACGCATCTTTTTTGAATGATAAATAGGTATCTATTTAATTAATGATAACCACAGATCATGAAATGAGAATGAAATTTATCTTACTGACGTTACGCACAATAAACCTTGAAATACTAATTTTTCGTTCACATTTAACCTCTGAAACTATTAATATCTCCTTTGACTGCGTAACATCAGTTATCTTATTTAAAATTTTATTTCACCCTTATTTCATATTCATCATGCAATATGTAAATTGTAATCATTTTATATCCAATTACACCGCCAATTAGTCGTGATAGAGAATCTTAATTTTAGTAGAAGGAATTTTCTGCAACTTACGGGAGGCATTGCTGGTAGTGTTATTCTGCATCAAATTTTACCAGTATCAGCGAAAAACATTAGTGCCAATGGCTATTTAGAGGGAGAAGTTATTGATTTGGCTATTGCCGAAACAAAAATTAACATCGATGGTAGTTCTGCCATGGGTAAACTGCTAAATAGTAGCTTACCCTCCCCTACCATTAGGCTAAAAGAGGGGCAAAACGTGACGATAAATGTTACGAATCAATTAAATGAGGATACTTCGATTCATTGGCATGGTTTGATTTTACCAGCAAATATGGACGGAGTGCCGGGAGTAAGTTTTCGGGGGATAAAACCGGGAGAAACTTTCACTTATAAATTTCCTGTGAATCAGAGTGGCACTTATTGGTATCATAGTCATAGCAATATGCAAGAACCAATGGGGATGTATGGTGCTATTATTATTGACCCTGTTGAATCTGAGCCTTATAATTATACTCAAGATTATGTCATAATGCTCTCAGATTGGAGTTTTGAGAATCCTCACGCTATTCTCGCCAATTTGAAGAAAATGCCTACTTATTATAATTACCAAAGGCGCACTGTTGCTAATTTGAAAGAAGATTTGCCATGGCAGAAAATGCGTATGGAGTCGAGTGATATGGCGGATGTGACGGGCGCTACTTATACTTATTTGATGAATGGTAAAACCAGTAA encodes the following:
- a CDS encoding response regulator transcription factor gives rise to the protein MRILLVEDESDLGLAIKKILTQHNYVVDWVSDGKEACNYLDDSFIHYDLAIIDWLLPSLSGIEIIKLLRIKNNPLPVLMLTAKDSMTDKVTGLDAGADDYLIKPFDMIELLARIRALLRRSPLFQPSQLQLNNLTLDSQESTLKIKETTGNLIIITLTNKEFNLLEFFMKHPQQIITRDQLLYQLWEVGVDTISNVVAAQIRLLRKKLAQYGYDDLIETVYGLGYRLVIK